One Methanobacterium sp. genomic region harbors:
- a CDS encoding DUF2769 domain-containing protein, whose amino-acid sequence MKFEDLKNELNKMSSSDKDKFIAELRKDCICHECPTYNNCTRKSKELLFCILGESNCPVDERVCLCPQDCSVHQKYDLKLSFYCSRDKEIERRDELYTIKI is encoded by the coding sequence ATGAAATTTGAGGATTTAAAAAACGAATTGAATAAAATGAGCAGTTCAGATAAAGATAAATTCATTGCAGAGTTAAGGAAGGACTGCATCTGCCATGAATGCCCAACTTACAATAACTGTACACGAAAAAGCAAAGAGCTCCTTTTCTGCATTTTAGGTGAAAGTAATTGTCCAGTGGATGAAAGAGTATGTCTATGTCCCCAAGATTGCAGTGTACACCAAAAATATGACCTAAAGTTGTCCTTTTACTGCTCAAGAGATAAAGAAATAGAAAGACGTGATGAACTGTATACAATAAAGATATAA
- a CDS encoding DUF2100 domain-containing protein, whose translation MEKLRLHQAQLLIKEAGKSKTTGEKFKAPKEGNIDVKLFGEILDELIEAEEFIYSSRPSHKLNENNANLFCGKILNVRNKIDSMLANFGVIEKESIEEEIKKLSEGLLILTSKGNFRKMISKFGVDAQQILVAGVPLEVEDMKIINPKIPEAALGAISKKIEHIKNDISRKMNSLSLEKILVIIESDKASELLGKRAEEIYNANVVTLDNLKDLTPEEFKDIITKI comes from the coding sequence ATGGAAAAACTTAGACTTCATCAAGCTCAGTTACTAATTAAAGAAGCAGGGAAATCTAAAACTACAGGTGAAAAATTTAAAGCCCCCAAAGAAGGGAATATAGACGTTAAGCTCTTCGGAGAAATTTTAGATGAACTGATTGAGGCAGAAGAATTTATTTATTCAAGCAGGCCTTCTCACAAACTCAATGAAAATAATGCGAACTTATTTTGCGGGAAAATTTTAAACGTGAGAAATAAAATAGACAGCATGCTTGCGAATTTTGGAGTCATTGAAAAAGAAAGCATTGAAGAAGAGATTAAAAAATTATCTGAGGGTCTTTTAATTTTAACAAGTAAAGGAAACTTTAGAAAAATGATATCCAAGTTCGGAGTTGACGCTCAGCAGATACTTGTTGCAGGCGTACCTCTTGAAGTAGAAGATATGAAGATTATCAATCCTAAAATTCCTGAAGCTGCATTAGGGGCAATTTCAAAGAAAATAGAACACATAAAAAATGATATTAGTAGAAAAATGAACAGCCTTAGCTTAGAAAAGATTTTAGTAATTATTGAATCAGATAAAGCTAGCGAACTTCTGGGTAAAAGAGCAGAAGAAATTTACAATGCAAATGTAGTTACCTTAGACAATTTAAAGGACTTAACTCCAGAAGAATTTAAGGATATAATAACCAAAATTTAA
- a CDS encoding MFS transporter has product MKNNEIKNIVLITVALGSFLVPFMGTSLNIAIPSIGADFSLNAILLSWIPTVFILANAAFILPFGRLADIYGRKKIFSYGVALFTLASFLAAITPSEILLIVFVFLQGMGCSMIFGTGVALISSVFEEKERGRAYGIYVTSVYTGIFSGLILGGFLIQQFGWRTIFIFDIPFGILIISIILLKFKSEWAGCKGENFDFVGAILFIFIMITLMQGFSTLPDGNTGKYLILIGILGTLIFIKYETRLKHPLLRISIFRNTFFTISIISILIINLGTSAMTYLLSLYLQYLKLLSPNAAGIILVLQPLSVAVLSPFAGRISDKVETRTITSIGMGITTIGLSLFVFLNENTPLYIIISGLILVGTGLALFSSPATNASMSSVSKKTYGTASATVSTMVFTGQLLSMGVVLLIFAMYLGNVQITFQYYMTFLKSLNIAFLVYTAVCFAAIFGLILMGKNKNSMGNN; this is encoded by the coding sequence ATGAAAAACAATGAGATTAAAAATATTGTTTTAATCACTGTGGCACTTGGCTCTTTCCTCGTACCATTTATGGGAACTTCTCTAAATATTGCCATCCCATCCATTGGTGCAGACTTCTCGTTAAATGCTATTTTATTAAGCTGGATCCCAACAGTATTTATTTTAGCTAATGCAGCATTTATACTTCCTTTTGGAAGATTAGCTGACATATATGGAAGAAAAAAAATTTTTAGCTATGGTGTTGCACTTTTTACATTGGCATCATTTCTCGCTGCAATCACTCCTTCTGAAATTTTGCTCATTGTATTTGTATTTTTACAGGGCATGGGTTGTTCAATGATTTTTGGAACTGGAGTGGCCCTTATCTCTTCAGTTTTTGAAGAAAAAGAAAGGGGAAGAGCATATGGAATTTATGTTACATCAGTTTACACAGGAATTTTCAGTGGCCTGATACTGGGCGGGTTTTTAATTCAGCAGTTTGGATGGAGAACTATTTTTATTTTCGACATCCCATTCGGTATTTTAATAATTTCAATTATTTTATTGAAGTTCAAATCAGAATGGGCCGGATGTAAAGGAGAAAACTTCGATTTTGTAGGTGCTATACTCTTTATTTTTATAATGATAACATTAATGCAGGGATTTTCTACACTTCCCGATGGAAACACAGGTAAGTATCTGATACTAATTGGTATTTTAGGAACTCTGATCTTTATAAAATATGAAACTAGATTGAAACACCCTCTTTTAAGGATTTCTATCTTTAGAAACACATTTTTTACTATTTCAATAATTTCAATTTTAATAATTAATCTTGGAACTTCTGCAATGACTTATCTGTTAAGCCTTTATCTTCAATATCTAAAACTGCTGAGTCCCAATGCTGCAGGAATCATTCTTGTTTTACAACCTCTGTCTGTAGCTGTTTTATCCCCCTTTGCAGGGAGAATATCAGATAAAGTTGAAACCCGCACAATTACATCAATAGGAATGGGTATTACAACTATTGGCCTTTCTTTGTTCGTTTTCTTAAACGAAAATACTCCCTTATACATAATAATTTCAGGATTAATCCTTGTTGGAACTGGCCTGGCACTTTTTTCGTCCCCCGCCACAAATGCAAGCATGAGTTCTGTAAGCAAAAAAACTTATGGAACTGCTTCGGCAACTGTTTCAACCATGGTATTTACTGGGCAGCTGCTGAGTATGGGAGTTGTACTTCTAATTTTTGCAATGTATCTTGGAAATGTCCAGATAACGTTCCAGTATTATATGACATTTTTAAAAAGCTTAAATATTGCATTCCTTGTTTATACAGCAGTTTGCTTTGCAGCAATATTTGGATTGATTTTAATGGGTAAAAATAAGAATTCAATGGGTAATAATTAA
- a CDS encoding prenyltransferase codes for MNLNYDNVIKVVKLGRFQFLLGSFLYFCTGAFLAVLLNAEFSLSKFLLGYAILFTAQLSMHYSNDYFDLETDKYGKPSQFAGGSGILVKNPELKKFSKWFSVVLLSLSLIIAVVFVLLFSYPLWFFLFMVFANLLGWFYAAPPIRLSYNKLGELATISAGFVMPAIGYLTLMGTIDMPFIIFSIPLLLYQMLFICAVQIPDMEGDKLGGKITWIVSKGRKFGFKIIVVSGILATLSFFSISITSLYPPILNFKVIALISIIPLSLAILSYLRRTENRKSAIHLINKNLISLTIFLTLTNFYFLYLIK; via the coding sequence ATGAATTTAAATTATGATAACGTCATTAAAGTTGTTAAACTTGGCCGTTTTCAATTTTTACTTGGAAGCTTCCTATATTTTTGTACTGGAGCATTTCTTGCAGTTTTATTGAATGCCGAATTTTCTTTAAGTAAATTTTTACTTGGTTATGCTATTTTATTTACTGCACAGCTTTCTATGCATTACAGCAACGATTATTTTGACTTAGAAACAGATAAATATGGCAAGCCAAGCCAGTTTGCAGGTGGAAGTGGAATTCTAGTTAAAAATCCAGAACTTAAGAAATTTTCAAAGTGGTTTTCAGTTGTGCTTTTAAGCTTATCTTTAATCATTGCCGTAGTATTTGTGTTATTATTTTCTTATCCCCTATGGTTCTTTTTGTTTATGGTATTTGCAAACCTTTTAGGATGGTTTTACGCTGCTCCTCCAATTAGATTATCCTACAATAAACTTGGAGAACTTGCAACCATCTCTGCAGGTTTCGTGATGCCTGCTATAGGTTACTTAACATTAATGGGAACAATAGACATGCCTTTTATCATTTTTTCAATACCTTTACTGCTTTACCAGATGTTATTTATCTGTGCAGTTCAAATTCCAGACATGGAAGGAGATAAACTTGGAGGTAAAATTACATGGATTGTATCCAAGGGACGTAAATTTGGCTTTAAAATAATTGTGGTCTCAGGAATACTGGCCACATTATCCTTTTTTAGTATCTCAATTACCAGTTTGTATCCCCCAATTTTAAATTTTAAAGTTATTGCACTCATCTCAATAATTCCACTTAGTCTTGCCATATTAAGCTATTTAAGAAGAACAGAAAATAGAAAAAGTGCAATACATCTCATAAATAAAAATCTAATATCTTTAACCATATTTTTAACTTTAACAAACTTCTATTTTTTATATCTCATTAAATAG
- a CDS encoding type II CAAX endopeptidase family protein yields the protein MGKNSWWRYIVTIVATWGIQGIVGILVAVLFVVFLIMQNGISAVGLNIQSIQSNSLFLVALALVGFAASYFVFYLCTRFIHRRPFISLFTTKSRINWVRMIKGAVLWFLILGMLTLIFYLINPASYKVTFNPSTFGLLLILSLITFPIQASFEEVFFRGYLMQGVGLLSKKPIVPILATSFLFGLGHIMNGTGMTLSIFPLIETVIIGIALGIITLGEGGIETAVGIHVINNLYAVLVVSTPDGIFGNLPSIIMASSSPLGDILTTTAVAVIAVVIIFWNKKDKLRDIFRWEDAELS from the coding sequence GTGGGTAAAAATAGCTGGTGGAGATACATTGTCACGATTGTAGCGACATGGGGAATACAGGGAATAGTAGGAATTCTTGTGGCTGTGCTTTTTGTAGTATTCTTAATTATGCAAAATGGTATTTCTGCAGTGGGTTTAAATATTCAATCTATTCAATCGAATTCGCTGTTTCTGGTAGCGCTGGCATTAGTTGGTTTTGCAGCTTCATACTTTGTTTTTTATCTTTGCACACGTTTTATACATCGAAGGCCATTCATATCGTTATTTACTACTAAATCGCGAATTAATTGGGTTAGGATGATAAAAGGAGCAGTATTATGGTTTTTAATATTGGGAATGTTAACTTTAATCTTCTATTTGATTAATCCTGCAAGTTATAAGGTAACATTTAATCCCAGTACCTTTGGTTTGCTTTTGATTTTAAGTTTGATAACATTTCCAATACAGGCATCATTTGAAGAAGTATTTTTCAGGGGATATTTAATGCAGGGAGTAGGTTTATTAAGTAAAAAACCAATTGTACCCATTTTAGCTACTTCCTTTTTGTTTGGCCTTGGACATATTATGAATGGAACGGGTATGACCTTAAGCATATTTCCATTAATTGAAACAGTTATAATCGGTATAGCGCTGGGTATTATAACTTTGGGGGAAGGCGGTATAGAAACTGCAGTTGGAATACATGTCATTAATAATCTTTATGCGGTGCTTGTAGTTAGTACTCCTGATGGTATATTTGGTAATTTACCTTCTATCATAATGGCGTCATCTAGTCCTTTGGGCGATATTCTTACAACAACCGCAGTCGCTGTAATTGCAGTGGTAATTATATTCTGGAATAAAAAAGATAAATTAAGGGATATATTTAGATGGGAAGACGCAGAACTTAGTTAA
- the mptA gene encoding GTP cyclohydrolase MptA, which yields MSITCFPDTQDKVPTIPVHLTRVGVSGVKKLLKIEREGKRPIVLLPTFDAFVDLPSTQRGIHMSRNPEAISEVLQEAMESTAVEIENVCAEIVSLLLKKHKYARRAEVSMKSDFMFIKKSPVTKMKTQEMTKIMADASGYRDGDKVVIRRMIGAEVVGMTACPCAQESIKESSRQKLLEFLDEETTEKVLNTVSLASHNQRGRGMIMIEVPEQHMIRGEDLIRIIEDSMSSSVCELLKRSDENAVVVHAHEHPMFVEDCVRNMVQKIVNEYSHLPDDTLVTVRQINEESIHRHNAFAEKVAMLGELKYEIEGIEENNQSTKTICN from the coding sequence TTGTCTATCACATGTTTTCCAGACACACAAGATAAAGTACCCACTATCCCTGTACATCTTACAAGGGTCGGAGTTAGCGGGGTTAAAAAACTTTTAAAAATTGAAAGAGAAGGGAAAAGACCCATAGTACTTCTACCTACCTTCGACGCCTTTGTGGATCTTCCAAGTACGCAAAGAGGGATCCACATGTCCAGGAACCCAGAAGCCATTAGCGAAGTTCTTCAAGAAGCTATGGAAAGCACAGCAGTTGAAATAGAAAACGTATGTGCCGAAATAGTAAGTCTTCTTCTTAAAAAACACAAATACGCAAGAAGGGCAGAAGTAAGCATGAAAAGCGATTTCATGTTCATAAAAAAATCTCCTGTTACAAAAATGAAAACTCAGGAAATGACCAAAATCATGGCAGACGCCAGCGGTTACAGAGATGGAGATAAAGTCGTGATAAGAAGGATGATCGGTGCTGAAGTTGTTGGAATGACAGCATGTCCTTGCGCACAGGAATCTATAAAAGAAAGTTCACGACAGAAACTTCTGGAGTTTTTAGATGAAGAAACAACTGAAAAAGTCTTAAATACAGTATCTCTTGCATCACACAACCAGAGGGGAAGAGGGATGATCATGATAGAAGTCCCAGAACAACATATGATCCGCGGCGAAGACCTTATAAGGATTATAGAAGACTCAATGAGCTCTTCAGTATGCGAACTTCTTAAGAGGTCCGATGAAAATGCAGTTGTGGTCCACGCGCATGAACATCCAATGTTTGTTGAAGACTGCGTAAGAAATATGGTACAGAAAATCGTGAATGAATATTCTCACCTTCCAGATGATACATTAGTAACTGTAAGACAGATAAATGAGGAAAGTATACACAGACATAACGCATTTGCAGAAAAAGTCGCGATGTTAGGTGAACTAAAGTACGAAATTGAAGGTATAGAAGAAAATAATCAGTCTACTAAAACAATTTGTAACTGA
- a CDS encoding HIT family protein: MECKYFEKLKDYNYGDLITETDYWIILLAPDQRNLGTCVIALKRFEGDLAELDDKEWLEFSKIVKKLEYALKTAFNSTMFNWGCLMNSSYRKDPPDPHVHWHMIPRYKEKTEFKGLIFEDPCFGSSTMKAKGGIRKVAEGVRIKIIKEIKDNFEI, encoded by the coding sequence ATGGAATGTAAGTATTTTGAAAAATTAAAGGATTACAATTATGGGGATTTAATAACTGAAACAGACTACTGGATTATTTTACTTGCACCTGATCAGAGGAACCTTGGAACATGTGTTATAGCTTTAAAAAGATTTGAAGGAGATCTGGCAGAGTTAGATGATAAAGAATGGCTGGAGTTTAGTAAAATTGTTAAAAAATTAGAATACGCGCTTAAAACAGCATTTAATTCCACAATGTTTAATTGGGGCTGCTTGATGAATTCTTCTTACCGTAAAGATCCTCCAGATCCACATGTGCACTGGCATATGATACCTCGATATAAAGAAAAAACGGAATTTAAAGGCCTTATTTTTGAAGACCCCTGTTTTGGATCCAGTACAATGAAAGCAAAAGGCGGCATCCGTAAAGTTGCAGAAGGTGTCCGGATAAAAATCATTAAAGAAATAAAAGATAATTTTGAGATATAG
- a CDS encoding spore germination protein GerW family protein — translation MAEMEGDMKGISDVIKTTIDELLKVLATDNVIGETMEVDDKVIIPLTKIGLVFGTGAGMGGMRDNKGSGAGAGGGAGITPLSVIVAFKDVKGPEGVQILSVHGMGPLAKMMTDVGHAAKQMVEESGGPEGIMKKGMKMAKKGKEEMGSGESGGKSEGVTPRGPGSEPKM, via the coding sequence ATGGCAGAAATGGAAGGAGATATGAAGGGAATAAGTGATGTAATTAAAACAACTATAGATGAGCTTTTGAAAGTTTTAGCCACTGATAATGTGATAGGAGAAACAATGGAAGTGGATGACAAAGTAATAATCCCATTAACTAAAATTGGCCTGGTGTTTGGAACAGGAGCTGGAATGGGAGGCATGCGCGACAATAAGGGAAGTGGTGCAGGTGCAGGTGGAGGCGCAGGAATAACTCCTTTATCTGTAATAGTAGCATTTAAAGATGTAAAAGGTCCAGAAGGTGTCCAAATATTATCTGTACACGGTATGGGCCCTCTAGCTAAGATGATGACAGACGTAGGGCACGCTGCAAAACAAATGGTAGAAGAAAGCGGAGGACCTGAAGGAATAATGAAAAAAGGAATGAAAATGGCCAAAAAAGGAAAAGAAGAAATGGGTAGTGGAGAATCTGGAGGTAAATCTGAAGGAGTTACACCTCGCGGGCCTGGTTCAGAACCTAAAATGTAA
- a CDS encoding DUF4013 domain-containing protein, translating to MDIGENISDSIRYPTSDLGKLLILGILMIIPIINFIGIGYFLRALKSNLAGISELPNFDDIGELFIDGLKLFIVGIIYSIPVWIISAGLGAGQNVAMNAGMLSGAAFYALIAGYIVYVILAIIIGFIEIIAVANLAYNDGEFSAAFRFSEILDYISQIGWVDYIIWYIVVVLVSLIIGLIAVAITFVLAITIIGIILIPVLFILVLAYISLFYARSLSLLFLSQEMRYNSNESVQEPSK from the coding sequence ATGGATATTGGAGAAAATATATCTGATAGTATTAGATACCCTACATCCGATTTAGGGAAACTTTTGATATTAGGCATACTGATGATTATTCCCATAATAAATTTTATAGGTATAGGCTACTTTTTAAGAGCCCTGAAATCAAATTTAGCAGGAATATCAGAACTCCCTAATTTTGATGACATTGGTGAATTATTTATCGATGGTCTTAAACTATTCATAGTAGGGATAATTTACAGCATTCCCGTTTGGATAATATCTGCAGGTTTAGGAGCAGGACAAAATGTAGCCATGAATGCAGGCATGCTTTCTGGAGCTGCTTTTTATGCATTAATTGCAGGATACATAGTTTATGTAATATTAGCCATAATTATAGGTTTTATAGAGATTATTGCAGTAGCCAATTTAGCATATAACGATGGAGAATTTAGTGCAGCGTTTAGATTCAGTGAAATACTTGATTATATATCCCAAATCGGATGGGTAGATTATATAATTTGGTATATTGTAGTGGTATTAGTATCTTTAATTATCGGTTTAATTGCAGTAGCTATCACATTTGTACTCGCAATTACAATTATTGGCATTATATTAATTCCAGTGCTTTTCATCTTAGTACTAGCATACATATCACTGTTCTATGCAAGATCCCTATCACTACTATTCTTATCCCAAGAGATGAGATATAATTCTAACGAATCAGTGCAAGAACCTTCAAAATAA
- a CDS encoding Lrp/AsnC family transcriptional regulator, translating to MRDDEGPTKLDEIDRKILNLLNEDGRMSYRKISRELDISVGTVHNRVDKFTKTGIIKKFVPLLDHSKVGYKLTTVIGVKVKGGVLRNWEDKTAYNKNVLGIYDVTGEYDAILIAKFRDTTELDAFIKELLKEPDVQRTYTQTVLNIVKEDLGSSEIIEEEDNEI from the coding sequence ATGAGAGATGACGAGGGACCAACCAAACTAGATGAAATTGACAGGAAAATTCTTAACTTATTAAATGAAGACGGAAGAATGTCTTACAGGAAGATCTCACGTGAATTAGACATATCCGTAGGTACAGTTCACAACAGAGTTGATAAATTTACAAAAACAGGAATCATTAAAAAATTTGTTCCACTTCTAGATCACTCTAAAGTTGGATATAAATTAACTACTGTAATTGGCGTTAAAGTCAAAGGCGGAGTTTTACGAAATTGGGAAGATAAAACAGCCTATAACAAAAATGTACTTGGTATATACGATGTTACTGGCGAATATGATGCCATATTAATAGCTAAATTCAGAGATACGACCGAACTTGATGCGTTCATAAAAGAACTCCTAAAAGAGCCAGATGTACAGAGAACATATACCCAAACCGTTTTAAATATAGTAAAGGAAGATCTTGGCTCTTCCGAAATTATCGAAGAAGAAGATAACGAAATTTAA
- a CDS encoding tRNA (guanine(10)-N(2))-dimethyltransferase: protein MDTKIIHEGLVTIKTPEFDKISSKAPVFYNPVMELNRDISVIAIKTYKEELEHEINICDAFGGSGIRGVRYAKEIENVSRVVVTDINPLAIQFANENIEINDLNNVKTCKEDANILLRKCKGKFDIVDIDPFGTPSYYMESAGISLKAGGMICATATDTSGLCGTYKDPCVRKYGAMPLKTEYCHELGVRILAGFIARTFSKYKKCIEILFSHSTEHYMRIYARVKKGAKITDESLKKDIGYVLHCENCLNRTVVQGITPKTSSICPVCGKNFKTVGPLWCSSILDQQFIETMLKNMENTKINQEKKASKLLNVTYQEANGPATFYDLHQICKKMKTSSPRLDAVLELIKEEGYFVSRTHFKPTGIKTDAPVDKLKEIISRLKTCDPV, encoded by the coding sequence ATGGACACTAAAATCATTCATGAAGGGCTTGTAACGATTAAAACCCCCGAATTTGATAAAATATCGTCTAAAGCTCCCGTTTTTTACAATCCAGTAATGGAACTTAACAGAGACATATCTGTAATTGCAATAAAGACTTATAAAGAAGAATTAGAGCATGAAATCAACATATGTGATGCTTTTGGAGGAAGTGGAATCAGAGGCGTGAGATATGCAAAGGAGATAGAAAATGTCTCCAGGGTAGTTGTAACTGATATAAACCCCTTAGCAATCCAATTTGCAAATGAAAATATTGAAATAAACGATTTAAACAACGTAAAAACATGCAAAGAGGATGCAAACATTTTACTTAGGAAATGCAAAGGAAAATTCGACATTGTGGATATAGATCCATTCGGTACCCCATCTTATTACATGGAATCTGCAGGAATTAGTTTAAAAGCAGGAGGAATGATCTGCGCAACAGCTACTGACACTTCAGGGCTATGTGGGACGTATAAAGATCCATGTGTTAGAAAATACGGCGCCATGCCCCTTAAAACTGAATACTGTCATGAGCTAGGGGTTAGAATTCTTGCAGGATTTATTGCAAGGACATTTTCCAAATATAAAAAGTGCATTGAAATATTATTCTCACACAGTACTGAGCACTACATGCGAATATATGCAAGGGTCAAAAAAGGAGCAAAGATAACAGACGAATCCCTAAAAAAGGACATAGGATACGTATTGCACTGTGAAAACTGCCTTAATAGAACTGTAGTTCAAGGTATAACTCCTAAAACCAGTTCTATCTGCCCAGTATGTGGTAAAAATTTTAAGACTGTAGGTCCCCTGTGGTGCAGCAGTATTTTAGATCAGCAGTTTATAGAAACAATGCTAAAAAATATGGAAAATACAAAGATAAATCAGGAAAAAAAAGCGTCTAAACTTTTGAATGTGACATACCAAGAAGCAAACGGTCCTGCAACTTTTTATGACCTCCACCAGATCTGTAAAAAAATGAAAACAAGCTCTCCTCGTCTTGATGCTGTTTTAGAATTAATTAAAGAAGAGGGATATTTCGTATCAAGAACTCATTTTAAACCTACAGGGATTAAGACAGACGCCCCTGTGGATAAACTAAAAGAAATAATCTCGCGCTTAAAAACATGCGACCCGGTTTAA
- a CDS encoding histone deacetylase, whose product MNALVYCKDYKKHDTGNHPENKERLNAIINSLKNEGILSKIHCICPPSATKEDILRVHSKAHVEHIKSFCQNGGGYIDYDTYASPQTYEIAKLAAGGAIKAADLVLNGHNSAYALVRPPGHHATRNKSMGFCIFNNIAIALEYLRHEHKIKKFFIFDFDVHFGNGTSEIFYEDPDVFYISIHQNPRTLFPGDGFVEEIGKGNGEGYNLNIPMAPGSTTDDYIYILDKILEPASSKFNADFYFMDVGFDGHADDPLSSLSLTDEFYEYIAGKMMGIAGSLALILEGGYNLNILSRCNVKMINALNNISHDNYKHELKVSESTKNTFNEIKDVFSPFYEF is encoded by the coding sequence TTGAATGCACTTGTCTACTGCAAAGACTATAAAAAGCATGATACTGGAAACCATCCTGAAAATAAAGAACGTTTAAATGCCATAATTAATTCTCTAAAAAATGAAGGTATTCTAAGTAAAATTCATTGCATTTGTCCCCCATCTGCAACAAAAGAGGATATTTTAAGAGTTCATTCCAAAGCTCACGTTGAACACATTAAATCTTTCTGCCAGAATGGAGGTGGATATATAGACTATGACACGTATGCATCTCCACAAACTTACGAAATTGCAAAACTTGCAGCTGGCGGTGCAATTAAAGCAGCAGATTTAGTTTTAAATGGGCATAACAGTGCATATGCACTTGTGAGACCTCCAGGACACCATGCGACAAGAAATAAATCTATGGGATTTTGTATATTTAATAACATAGCTATAGCTTTAGAATATTTAAGGCATGAACACAAAATTAAGAAATTTTTTATATTTGATTTTGATGTTCACTTTGGAAATGGAACATCAGAGATATTCTATGAGGATCCTGATGTCTTTTATATCTCTATTCATCAAAATCCAAGAACATTGTTTCCAGGAGATGGATTTGTAGAAGAAATTGGTAAGGGTAATGGTGAAGGCTATAATTTAAATATTCCAATGGCCCCTGGATCAACTACAGACGATTATATTTACATTCTGGATAAAATTCTTGAACCTGCATCATCTAAATTTAATGCAGACTTTTATTTTATGGATGTTGGGTTTGATGGACATGCAGATGATCCACTTTCAAGTCTATCTCTTACTGATGAGTTCTATGAATATATAGCAGGAAAAATGATGGGTATTGCAGGTTCATTAGCTCTGATTTTAGAAGGGGGATACAACTTAAACATTCTTTCAAGGTGTAATGTTAAAATGATAAATGCACTAAATAATATAAGCCATGATAATTATAAACATGAACTGAAAGTTTCAGAAAGTACAAAGAATACGTTTAATGAAATAAAAGATGTATTTTCGCCATTTTATGAATTTTAG
- a CDS encoding DUF2953 domain-containing protein — MVNIIAAIIVLIIVLIIIGILVVPFHISLELFRRNKVNQGYLRVKWWKIKIIGRELIQPKKEKEEKKHKRKFDVKKLLDVLPDMLPKVIPDFIESLPYFIDIMESSLRSISIERITLNLIFGLGDSADTAMVGGLFCSVAAIVNAIPNTYFSVEPDLKNERLEGSFNIKMKLRLLGIVATSLKVLTKKPVRSLLWELRKLRGVFI; from the coding sequence TTGGTAAACATCATTGCAGCCATCATAGTCCTTATTATTGTATTGATTATAATAGGGATTTTGGTGGTTCCTTTTCATATTTCTTTGGAATTATTCAGGCGAAATAAAGTTAATCAGGGCTATTTGAGAGTTAAGTGGTGGAAAATTAAAATTATAGGCCGAGAACTTATACAGCCCAAAAAAGAAAAAGAAGAAAAAAAGCATAAGCGCAAATTTGATGTTAAAAAACTTCTCGATGTACTTCCAGATATGCTTCCAAAGGTAATTCCTGATTTTATAGAATCTTTACCTTATTTTATTGATATAATGGAGTCATCTTTAAGATCTATTTCTATAGAAAGAATTACACTTAATCTTATTTTTGGATTGGGAGATTCTGCAGATACTGCCATGGTTGGGGGTCTTTTCTGTTCTGTAGCTGCAATTGTAAATGCAATTCCAAATACATACTTTTCAGTAGAACCTGATCTTAAAAATGAGAGGTTAGAAGGTTCATTTAATATTAAAATGAAATTAAGGTTACTTGGGATCGTTGCAACATCTTTAAAGGTTTTAACTAAGAAACCTGTTAGATCCCTTCTTTGGGAACTTAGAAAGTTAAGGGGAGTGTTTATTTAA